GCTGTTCGCATTTTCCAGCACAGCCCACAATTTTCGTGTAGTAAACCCAAAGTGTAAGCTCTCTTTAATTCAGCGGAGCGACTTGGCAGCAACGCATGCCCACTCTTAACTGAGGCTCTTTGCTGATTCCAACTCTCTTAGTTATGGCCAGCAAGGTGAGTTTTACACGATGTAGCTTTCTTACATCGCTTCAGCTCGATTTCAAACAGCTTTTGACACAGAACACTGAAAAAaggttttaagtttttatatagAACGTTTATTTCAAGCCGAAAAGTAGCAAGAAAAACGGAAATGTCATCATAAATCCCTTGAAGAAGACCGAGAATATTTGAATTCTTTAAATAGATActtatctatatttttatagaaacatatttgaaaaaaaaagtctaaaaatattataattaagccataaaaactaacaaaatcaattcagaaattcagaattttaataatctttgacaattttaacctcttatcaaattttgtaaattatttaagaaatttttttttattcggtCATGAATAGAAAGAAGTGCCTCTTGATGTTAATCAGGAATCAACTCCTCTACTGCTTTACTGCAAGCTTCTGATTGACAATATACTACACTGCAAGGGTATTATTTTAATACCATTTGGTCTTAGTTATATATAGTAATAGTTTTATAATTAACAAGCTAAATATACAAACAACACCCCATTAAAAAGTCTTTCGTATCATTTAGAAATCAATATTCATGTTTTATTGAACACAATACTACAACTAGCTGATCGATGCTGAATGCCGGATTGGTTGGTGTGACAGGATGACAGTTCCCCTTTCTGTGGGTGGCAAACATTTGATACAAATATTCGTCTGTGGCATGAGTCGTCTGTCGCCTAGGCCTTCCTCCCTCGGAACTCGCAGGatacattaaataatttacaccAAAAGGGGGACTACTACAACTCGTATATGGCAATGGTTGGAGGGACGATGAAGGTTGAATAAGATTCGCTAGGGGACGACAGAGGCGGGCTTGATGACAGGTcctggtggtggcggtggtggttGGTTGGCTAATGGCACTACACAGTAGCTATTAATGGCCTAATACATTGAGCGGCATTTGGGATGTGCGGATGGAAGGAGGCCTTCAGCCGCGCCATGTCAGCAGGCTCCAGCCGCGGCTGGGCTTCTTGGTGCTGGTGGTCAGgtcctgctgcttctgctgctggtcctggtcctgctcctgctgatcctgctgccgctgctgctgattctGCTCTATATAGGTGCGTAGTATGGTATGCTTGTGTACGGACTTCTCAAACTCGGCCGCACTGGGCCGGTACGCCTCGAGCTTGCTCTGGAAACGGCCTGCCGACTGCGAGGGCTCGGTGGTGTAGGCGTGGCTGCTGCCCCGCGTCGCGCTGCCAAACGAGCTGCCGCCAGACGCCGATGGTACCGCTGCCTGTGGGTGGAATCGGGAGGGGACGGGATAGGGAAAGCGGGTGGTTTTCGGATTACTGAACTGTGCTCGGTTGTTGTAGCTGAGTTGGCTCTTGTTAATGTTGTTAGTCGGCGAATTGTTATTGGCAACGGCTTGGCcttgactttgactttgaaCGGGGCTGCTATTATAGCCGTACTCATACGTTTCAATGCTGTTCGCTCCATAGACGCTGTTGGCCGCTGGCCCTGCTCCTGGAGCGGAGCAGAGGCCCTGGTAGCGGGACGAGGGCTTCATGCCGTACGTGGAGCAGGAGGGCTTGCCCACCTCGTAGGGGTTGTAGCCCACCACGTTGCCACTGGAAAGAGGAGAAATCAAAACGTTAGAGCttgatattatattaaattaaattctttatttttaatgcaaacattaattttaatctcTGGTGATTTATGTGACTGACCTCAAATATAAAgcaaattttatgaatattaaaatgaataaatttcttgaaatCCCTTTCTTATTAGGCTAAATCGAAAAATGTAAACCGGTTCAGGATCACATACAATAACTTTGCCCAAATACGAATTCTCCTTATCTTAATTGATCCactttttttgaatttttgaattATTCTCATAATTAATCTTAAATGTACACTGAACTCACCCCGGTCCATAGTTGCAGACGTAGAGCTTGTTGTACTTGCTGGCGTCCTTGTACTCGGCATATCCACAGCCAACAAGGCTGGTCTCGCCCCAAACTAGCTGCGAGTAGTGACCAGTCTTGGGGGACCAGGCATCCCCGAAGGAGTACTTCTGGACCTCGTTGAACCAACTCTGGATGCGCGAGGGGAAGTCACCATCGTCGGCGTCCAGCGGCACCGTGCTCCAGATAATGGCCAGATTCTGGCCCATCGTGAAGCGATCTATTTATGAATGACAATTGAATATTAGTCAATGAATTCACATTTATCTGGGTACTTTGTGGATGGTGTTTGGCTAAATGGAGGTGCTGGGCATGCGAGATTAGTCTTAGTGTTTTAAAAGCAGTTCGTGCAGGCATAAGATGCGAGAGATGAGGAATCTTAAGAACTAAAGGCTTTGTGAGGGACAACAATCATTtagaacttaaaaaaaaagttaattaaatcgaataagttaattaatcaaaaaagcACACACAATTTAAGGTAAAATATAGACAAAACATTTCATTGTAGACTTAAAGAGTTTGATTAACCAAAATCTTTGGTTAGTCACTCTAAATTTGATCAAAAACAAAGTGAATCATTTTGTAATGCAAGGCTTTCGTCATTttgaataaacaatttaactAAAAGGAATTTCCCCATGATTAATGAACAAATTTCGGCTGAAATGCATTAGAAagtgcaataaaaacaacCGTAtctaatttgaattttgatttcAAATGCTGTCACAGCCTCTAAAAATACGGATGATCAATCCATTGATTCAATAGGAACGATTTGTGTCCATCACAATAACCGTTACCATAACATGCAGACTTCAAGCCGAAGGATCCGCGCCACATGCTCTGCGCGGACTCAATCCAACTCCTGGGAATTTTTTGGTGTGGGATAGGATGGGGATAGTGTGGAGGTTTGGTCCCTCTCAGATCGGATTACTTACTTATCGTGCGGTGCGGGTCGTGCCGGAACTGGCAATTGTCAGCCCACTTTTGGGCCCGGGCGGCCAGCTCCTCGTCCCAGACGATCTCACGCATATTCTCGGCACCCGGCTGGCCCGGATAGCGTCCGGTGGCCACGATCTGCCGAAGGCGGTTGTGCTCCTGCAAGATGATTGATCTCTCCTCCGCCGTGATGCCCGATGCTGAAATGATTAGGTCgagatttgcataaattaaagaGTCACCGAGAAGCCATGGAATTATGGAGGGAGCGGAGGAATATGCATGAGACGACGGCACGCCGCTGACGGAGAATGTTATcatttctatttttgtttgcattaaAATGCTTGATTTCACGGAGATTTCTTCAGGCTGGTGTTTCTCCTTTGACACGGCGCTCAGAGCTCCATCTCGGAGCCGGTTTTATTGAGCTAATATTTGTCGAAATCTTAGGTAGCTCGGCTTGGCTCTGCCTCGCAGAAAACCCAAGTGGACAAGTGGACAAGTGGGCAAGTGGACTCTACATCGGCCCGCCTTTGTTTTAcatatgttttaattatttgcccGGCGACATAATATTCGACACTTACGTGTGCTCCAAATTGCCGGCGATTAGAGGTTTATGTAACCAGCCGGTTCGATGGATCAGCGGATCACAAGACATCTGTGGCACTTTCCTTTAACCCAACCGGTTTCCCCCTAATGTTTGGCCATTAAAATAGAACACAGAACACGAAACGAAACGGagcgaaataaaatcaaatgaaatgcaaAAACCGAGCGGCGCGTGCTGTTCAAAGGCGTCAATTAAAAGTCCCAACGACGGCTATTAGCCGAATTTGTTGTCGagtttgatttgattttatgccAAAGTCATGGTCCTCCGGTGGCGCCTGACTCATGACGCTCGTTTGAAGTGTGTCAGCCGATGTGCTGCGAGTCCCAAACTGGCTGCAGTTTAAGCCGAATCGCCCCCAGGTGATAATTACTCGGCGAAGCTGGGGCCGAGACGGAAGTGAATCCTTGGGCGCTTGGGGAGTGCCcccatttcatttaaataattacgcgcgcttaataatttttaataattataataatagcCAGGCGATGGGCGCTGATTGCCCAACGCGACGTGATAGCATTTAAGCCAGGCTTCCGACGCGGATTCACAGCTCCAGCTTGACCATGGCTCTTGCCGGCCGGTCAAGTGCCGGGACGTGTCTGTCGGAATCAGATTTAAAGTCAGACAACTTGACGCGCCCCGAGTAAATAAATTGGCAGCTTCGCCTCGCTGAAGCTCGCACAAATATATGGGTCTAGATGTCAATACTCAGACTCGGCCAAACAAAAGGCGAGAATGCTAAACACGGCGTTTGCCTCGTCTTAATCTTAATACGTTCCCAAGGTTAAGATCGATTTTTGAGGCTGGGCTAGGTTCGGGAAAGAGACTCGGGCTGAGACTGCGGCTGCGACTAAAAATAACCCATGAGCGATCAAAAACTTAACCCAACCGCAGCTGTCAAATTATGCTACATTTGTATCAATGCGAAAACCGGTAGGCGAAAAGCTCAAACCCAGAACCTGGCCCAGAGCTGTGTGTTTAAGTTTAAGGCAGTGGACATCAATCACCCGGCGAGGCCTATGGgttttgtttctttcttttttacattttttttttcattgatGCTTTGAGCTGGGAGCTGAGAGctggctgctgcggttgcatGTTGCGGCGGCGGGGCTATGCAAATTTGTGAACTACCTTCGCTGACAAATTGCACATAAAGCTGTCGATCGGTTTCCGCAACGGGCGTATTTACATATCAAGACGAGACAAACTGCTGAGATAATGCTGACAACGGAACGTCAACAGCTCGGCTTCGAGCGACGCATCGAAACGAAAGACTCAGGCAACGAACTTGGCGTGGAAACCAGACCTCAGCCAAATGCCGACAATATGTTAACAAGTGCTTAACTGCACCGCATCTTGCGTCTTGACCAGGCGTTGACTTCACCTTGAACGTGGCGGGGAACGGCACAGGCTGGGTCTGGGACTGGGTCTGGCAGTGGGACCGCCGAAGGACTGACTGGCAGACGTTGAGAAATCTCAGCCGCATTTAGCGCGAGTTAATTTTCATAGTTATGCTTTATGTTtcgtttcattttcatttatcatttaCTGATTATCGCTGCAACTAGCCTTGTGCCGCGTCCccatatttaattacattattaGCACGGCGGGCTTTTGATTGATGCCGCAGCAAAACGCTTCGGCCACAGACATGAGCTTACCAGCCATGATACCGGCCAGCGATACCATTGACATGCGATTAACTTTGGGTCCCCGCGGGACCGATATCGGGACTCGAGAAATATGGCGAAGACAGCGCATAAAAGCAATCATCAATCAGCAACGCACACGCGCACTATAAaaatctttttgttttcatttcgccGTTTTATGGAAGAACTTTACGGAATTTTGGGTGTTTCGAGCGCCGCGTGTGCAGAACAAAGAACATTAAATCGATTGTTTGCGGCCACACTCCGAGCTATTTCTATTCCCGGTCCATGAGCCACTGATCGAGCTCAATGACCCATTAAAAATCGGAATCGAAtgttttgtataattttgcAAGCGCATTTGTGACGCCTGCGCgcttaatttgtttacaaaattatctGGCGCCTGTCGGCCTGTCGCGGCAATTAAAATACCAAGCTCAGGTGTTGGTTCAACGAGCTCTTCGATTCGGTGGTTCTCCCCGCTAATCTCTAATCGGTTTCAAGGGTTCTACGAGGCTCCTGATCTCTGATCTCTGATCTCATTCGATCATGGGGTTGAGTGGCCTTTGGCGGAGGTGACAGCTGACAGGTCAGCCAcctaaaatacttttaatcCATTTGGGAACtttgataaatattatataaatgaTATAAACCCGATGTGTGCGTGGACCGGTTTGCATCCCGGTCGACGCTTAAGTAATATGCCGCccgtgtttgttgtttttctaaaCTAACATATTTATTATGCAATACACACAGTGTTTAAAACTGGATAATGAAGAAAGGTGACTCGTTTTGTGGGGCTGCGCGTCTATTTTTGGTCAGACTCGCCAAACTGGCCCCCAAGGAAGCATTTACATACTGGCCTCAAAGGGGGCAAAAGTTCTCGAGCAACCCTCGCTGGTAAAAAGCGAACACTGATTAAATAGAATAGGTTTTTTTTACGGACAAATATTTGCACTTCACTGTTTTCATTCACACACAAAACGAATGGCCGAAACGTGTAGCAAAGTGGACTAGAAAAAGTGCTGGGAGGCGAGGCAATCATTTCGCTATTTAGCCATGCTAGACATGCTTCTGTTCTGGGCTTCTATTCCCCGCAGTACACCCAAAATTCCTGATCAGCATATAGATTGGGAGCGGGGACGAACTACTTACCAATTATCTTTCCATTGCAGGCGAAGGCCGCTCCGCAGGAGATGATCGCGATGGTGAAGGTTAGTAATAACGCACTTGGCTGCATCATTTTGgttaatttactttaattatttaatttaaatatttatatttattgctcTGCTTGGTCActttcttcaacttcaaaaTATAACCTTTTCTTGAGAGACAGTGTTATATTTGATATTTCATAcactttttgattttgattttttgtggAAATTTTGTATATCACAATTTTGACGGTGGGGTTTTAAGGAGTAGCCGCCGTTTGTAGAAACCGAAAAAAAGAGCGCCCGAAAAAGCCGACGACTCCAACTCCACTCTCGTGTACGTGTAGCTAGACTTGAAGGCGTCGCCTGTTTGATTAACCGCTCGGCGGCGCCAAAGCTTTTATACcgccggcagcggcagcagcaacatgagcagcagcagcggcagcgaagAAGCTGCCGGATCGGATCGCGATCCGTGCGAAGAGCAAGGCAAGAGAGCGAAACGCtgcgcagtcgcagtcgccgCTTGGCAGGCGGGCAACATGTTGCCGGAAACCTCAGCAACATATTCCAAAACTGAATAATGCTGGAATAAAGCTGATTGTTTAACACAATGCCtatgtaaaataatttaaactacttttttttttaattttatactattttttatatagaatttGTGCATATTGTTTAaagaatattataattaaaattatttatattatttttaagttcctttgaatgtttttaaactaaccattatcaacaaatattgcaaaattattatataactCACAATTTTAGCAGATTCTTAAAGAACAACTCTATCaatttctcttttaaaaatggttattaaattacaaattaatagCTTTCacaaaaatatctatattaaGAACTAAAAGTAAGGGTACAAGCAAAAACCCAACCACAACTGACCGGTAAAAGTACAAATTGCCAGCACTTCCAGTAACATGCGGACGAATCGAACGTTTTGTGTTCTTTTGGGGGCCTAATTGAAGATTGAACTTAATATTAATCACGCTGCTGGTTCGGCAACAATCACTCGGCAATCGGCAATCGCCTTCGCGGGGGGCGTGGCTGGTACTGGGCTCGCTGGGAAAACAGCGGCGAGCAGGTGCCCTGCGGCCAGGGAGCTCCAGAGCTCCGCAGCCTCGATCATTTCGCGTATcattaaaaaccaataaaaacaCCCAATTAAATGCACAGTACAAGAACAAATGCCACTTGATCCTTTCACCGCCGCTAGTGGGACATTCACATCCACGTCCACGACCACATCCACATCTGTGATCTCGCTGCAGTTCTGGCCCTGTTCGGATTGCCTTTGCCGCTCGCATTTCCGCTTTGCGCTGGCTTCTTGCCAAAATAATTACGCGTACAAAACCATTAACAAGTACAAACGATTGCGCCGTCCCAGCATCCCCAGCTTTGCCTTATTTCGGCCCAGTAGGGACCGTGAGATGCACTGggaaaatactaaaaaaatatccTTAATCACTGGAAGACGAAAcgaaatattgaatatttaaaaaataactgtttcctttaatacatttttctttcatttaacTTTTCAGGTTTGATGTTTTTTCCTCAGTGTATTGTGTGCTAACTGGTTCTGTTTATTTCACCTCGTTTTAGTGCCGCCGATGCCGCTGACCATGTTGATGCCACACATGACGTTTTGGGCGAGGACCCCTCTATCTGGGGCTCCGACTCTggcccattcccattcccagaTACGGACCCAATCCCAGTGGCAGGGTCCAGTAACCGGCAACTGGCAACCGGCGATCTCCGATCGGTGGTGGTTAGTGATCAGTGATCGGGCACCGGCAGTGACGTCTCTGCTGGTCCgctgatttattttatttcgcgaaaactacataaatattaaaaattatgctttacagaaatatgaaataaacatATGCCCCATACACGTTCTTTGATGTTCCTCTTCGCAGTCGCTCCTCCCGGATCGCTGGCTGTCGATGTTTCGATGTTTTCGTAGTTTACATTTCCTACTCGAGTGTGATTTTATTTGTGCTGGAACGGCGCTCATGCAGCAGCGGCTTAAGCAAACATAATTGGCCTTCGCTTCGATCGGCGGTGTTTGCATTTCAATAAACAGCAAAACCTGCGTGAATCTGTACATTCGTGCGCATGTTGAGCAAAGTATAAAATTCCCGACACCTCGTTTAACTCAATTTAACAGCACTTGGCACCATCCGCCGGTTatcgtgtttttatttttttttttaactttttgttgcTCTTTGCCGCCCCTACGATTTGCCTTTGTGTAGTTTTATGACTCAATTTAATGTCTTTCTTGTGCTGCGCGTGTGCTGTCCGTTTGGACATCCACATGCCACCCACAGCCTCAACGGGTTCCGTTCTTTATTCAGCTCCTTGATGTGCCAGCACAAGTCGGAACTGAAATCCTGACGGAcgcataataatttttataaagtcATCGATGCGCATGTAGTGACTCATGCGACCCAGTTTCGGTTAATCGATGCAAGGAAAGTGAATCGTTCTCTGATTCATTCGGTTCAGGAGGTTCACATTTCAGTTGTGAAATGCATTAATTGGAAAAGGTATGATTTTATAGGAAATTTGAATTACAATATGATTTAATTAGTGACTAACTAAGATACAAACTAGTTTAGTTATTGAACTTTAAGGCTTGACGTTATATGCCACGCGTCAAAGTTTAAATAAGTTAGTTACAGAAAAGATCAATCAAGTCCTAATTATAGAACGCCTAAAGATAAGAGGGAGTGCCGAaggcaatttaaaaatatagttaagATAACATTTATAGTCCACACTTTTATTCTACGATCCGAAAATAGACAACAATTTAATGGCTCTGGCGAAACGAGTTTCTCTTcggctaaatatatattttatatactctaAACTTTTAGCTGAAGAAAGTAAAACAAGACGTGGCGTGGGCTGAATAAATTGGCCGTTAAAATTAGCTAATGAATATGCACCGATAATTGGCGGCAATCGGTTAGAAAGTCAGAATGCCGACCCGCTAAGGTCGTCGGCCATGTCATCGGAGGGGGTGAACACGGGTTTTCCATTTGGTGTATTGATGATACAACGAATCGGCGGCAAGGTCACTGATAATTTCTCTAATCAGTCACTTGTTTATCGGCCCGATCGCCTTGCGGAACTACTCTGTGCGAATATGATTGCCAATTGACATTTGCTCATAACCGGGGAGCTTCTGCCCCTGGCAGTGCCATTGGTGATGACTTCGAAGTCGATGTTGTTGAtatcgttattattattattattattattcccgCTCGGAGTGGCAATGCAGGTGTCAAGTGGCGGCAGCGCATCCTTGTTGTGGAGCCGCGAACGCTTCCGCTGCCATATATCTTCCCCAGAAACACCTCCGCGTGACTGATGATCAACATTTGCTTAGACAACACAATAATATTGACATTTTGGTCGAAACCCAAGCCCCAAGACCGATTTCGAACAAGTTTGCCGGCGGCAGAGACAAATAAATGACGGTTCAACAACTGATCTGGATGATAagttatacaattttattcgGACAAGGGATCGCGGCCCCGTCGTCTTCATTTCTCCCTGTGTGacaaaatatttccataacACTGCGGTTTTTGCACTTGACGGGCTCGGTCGATGCCAACGactattattaaaatattattaattgcaATTGAGACCTGACTGCCGGCCTGCCAGCCTACCAGTTCGGCTGACAGCCGCATAATTAAAATGTCATTCGGTTGGCGTTCACAATGAAGTCGTGAGCGGCGAGAGCTCCATTAACAAATTGCGGAATCGAATTGGAATCggtaaaaatcaaaatcaaattcgTAATAATGGGAGGAGTTCCTCCAGCGAAACAGGGAAAATAAGTCAATAAGCCAAGAGCAACACGTgtttgaatgaatgaatgggGGGCTGTCGTAAAACCATAAACAATTTTCATTAGAGAAACGTTTTCATTCTTATGCTAAATCAATTCATATGCTGATCGATCGGTCTACGCTTGTGTggcttttttcttcttatcttatttttttgaacTTGTGCCGGCAGCCGGGGGGAAAGGGAGCGATTCTgaatctgggatatatgcgcACACACCTTCATTAATTCGCTTTGGTAGCCAGcgtttttcattaaaaagcCGTCAGCGTACAATAAATTTTTGACCATTTTTTTGTGGTGATCGCGGGCTCTGATCTCgggtgcttttttttttaccttgcGCCTGCTGAGCCGATTTCGCCCCGGCTCTTTATTGGCTTCATTATGGGCCCGATCGctgtatgtatttattttgcgcAGCCAGGCGACAGAACATAATTTTAACGCTCTTTATCACGCCGCTCCGCTGCGAATGCGAATAATGCGCATGCGCATGCGCCATTCGATTCGAATTCGAGAATTCGTTGCGAATATTGATTTATGCCTCTCGATCTTGTATTGAAAATCTCGAGAGTCGCCGGTTCCACTTGGCTAACTAACTGGCTAACTATGTATATCAGCGCATTTGATCTTCTGCCTCTCGGACTCCTGACATCCAAAAGAACGACACGACAACTTAATCAAAGCTAAGCACCGATCATAATTTATCAACCTGTGTCAGccggaaaaaaaaaccaaacaagcCGCGAGACAAGAGAATACAATACGCAAATTAACAAAACTATTATTACTGCCTGACTAACGGTTCCAGTCGACCCCCGGTGGTCCGGACCCAGTACATCCCTCTCTTATAAGCCGACCTCCGGGCGGTTCGCCTTGGATGAATCCGATTGCCGGTTGGGTTCGTCTTGCCGCGTCTCGACTGCCACCGTACGTTCCATTTAATGGCATCATAATAGAACATACTTAAAGCCAAAACATATCTATTATCTGGGCATCGTCGAAGAGGTCAGAGCGCGGAAGTTCAGCGAGGCCCGAATGGGATCGCGATGAATATATACGGTTTCATATGGAAATCAAATGTGAGAGGGGCCCAACACTGTGGGAAACAATTTGTATGTTAAAGTAAGATTCTTTTGACTTCAAAATTGGAATACACAATACAAAATTCGGGTAAATCGGTTGGTAATAATATTAAGGTAGTATCTATTGTCTTATAGGTGACacaaaattctttaaaattattcatttaacttaacttaaatttcaaaatatgctttattttaaatgtacacTTTGACCACTGTTTGTTAACCCTTTTGCGTCAGAGAATGGGAAGCCCGGAAGCTTCTTCGGGCATTTAATCTGATTATATACAACCTGTTCGGAAAACTAtcaagaaattataaatatataaacgtCATCATCGATTTTGAGTACTTCTATAAAAATATGAGCTTGTATGCAAAACTAAATCCTAATAACAAGTAATAAAACCTTCAACCGAATGAATGTATCTAAATTCGCCTTTTCAAACATTAAATTTGCTTTGAAAACTCATAAAAGCCAATCAAAGTATtaccttattattattatattcaaCGTTATCTTCATAAATTCCGCTTTAAAAAGATGAACCCGATTGGATTACTATAGAAACTGATCAACATTAATTTGGTACGGAAGCTTAAAAGTCATCggtaaataaactttaaatagaTGAACCTGTTTTTGAACTTTACTTCTTTGTAAAGGTTCCCTACGACTCAGTACAGCTGGATAGAAATattagaagaaaaaaaaaactataaatattaaaacaattcACAAGCCTTGACGTCATTATTAAGCATTTCAAAAACCCTACTAGACTTCATTAATTAGAAAAACTTTGACGTTATAATACGCCTTTACATAGGTGAAAACGCCTTGGAATAGGTCTCAAACTCCAGCAGTGTTCTTAGATACCCTACTGCCTAGGGTAAGATGAAAAGCAAAAGCGCCAAATTTCATAATTCTTAATTAGCCAGAAAACTGAACTAGAAGTCGTGACTCGCGAAACTCGTTTATGCCACTCCGATCGCTTATGCCGGAATGACAAATTATGCATAATCAGCCTGCCAGACGACGGTGTAGTTTCACAGAGAGATTCACACAATTAACGAgcagatttatatatttttctttccaaCAAGTTCAGGCAGAGTACATCACTGCCAGTGTGCCATGCATATGTATAAGTTGCCGCCTAGTCGACATTAGATTCGCTGTTTTATGGAAAGCAAAATGACATATGGGAACGCGTGTGATGTTGGCTAGTGCCTCTCAAAATTCACATCTTGGATCTACCAAGCCCAAAGGATCACTCGGGTGAACTCGACTCGCTGTCGTCCTCTGACATTGGCTTCTTATGGCGTCCGCTGACCAAGTCCACGAAAACTAGGCCGCCCACCCCGCAGAGTCCCCCCACGAAGAGGTAGAAGATGAGGCCGTGGGGAAAGAAGTCCTTCCAGGATTCACCTTCGTCCTTGTCTCCGTCCTTGTTTGCCCACTGTACCGCCAGTTCCAACGGCTGCATGCGCATGGGCAGGTACTGGCTAGTCACTCTCCGCTTGAAGATGACAGacttggttttttttgggaaCATCTGGGAGCTACGGCTCATCTGCTTGCTCCTCATGGCAGACTGGTACTGGGACCACCTCGTTGACATTTGCCGCCCGGTGAAGGCCGTATCCTGCGAAGCGGTGGTGGTTATGTGCTGCATCCTTAGGAGGGAGTCGTACAGCTGCCGCGAGTTCTGTCGGTGCAGCGTCTGGTAGGCCTCGCAGATCTTGATGAAGACCTCAGAGTCGCGGGTCTGCGTGTTGGCGTCTGGATGGTACTTCTTCGAGAGCTCGATGAAGGCACTTTTGATCTCCTGGTCGCTAGAGCAGACGGGAACATTCAGCACCTGGTAGTAGTTCTCACCGCGGTGGAGCGGCTTGGGAAGGGTCTGGTAGTTGAATCTCGTGCCAAAGCCGGCCAGGCCGCGCACGCTTGGCAGGTGGCCGGTCTTGATTGTCCTCAACATTCACGTAAATTTTGCTAATCCAGAATCgtaattctaaaaatatatgtagaaaAAATTTGTCTTTTTCGTCTATACTAGTacatgaaaatggaaaatgtattccgttaataattttttagagaCAGCTGACATCTGATCTGAACGagaaattgtgaaaacaattGAAAAGGTA
Above is a genomic segment from Drosophila kikkawai strain 14028-0561.14 chromosome 3R, DkikHiC1v2, whole genome shotgun sequence containing:
- the LOC108073260 gene encoding uncharacterized protein, which codes for MLRTIKTGHLPSVRGLAGFGTRFNYQTLPKPLHRGENYYQVLNVPVCSSDQEIKSAFIELSKKYHPDANTQTRDSEVFIKICEAYQTLHRQNSRQLYDSLLRMQHITTTASQDTAFTGRQMSTRWSQYQSAMRSKQMSRSSQMFPKKTKSVIFKRRVTSQYLPMRMQPLELAVQWANKDGDKDEGESWKDFFPHGLIFYLFVGGLCGVGGLVFVDLVSGRHKKPMSEDDSESSSPE
- the LOC108073259 gene encoding uncharacterized protein; this translates as MMQPSALLLTFTIAIISCGAAFACNGKIIASGITAEERSIILQEHNRLRQIVATGRYPGQPGAENMREIVWDEELAARAQKWADNCQFRHDPHRTINRFTMGQNLAIIWSTVPLDADDGDFPSRIQSWFNEVQKYSFGDAWSPKTGHYSQLVWGETSLVGCGYAEYKDASKYNKLYVCNYGPGGNVVGYNPYEVGKPSCSTYGMKPSSRYQGLCSAPGAGPAANSVYGANSIETYEYGYNSSPVQSQSQGQAVANNNSPTNNINKSQLSYNNRAQFSNPKTTRFPYPVPSRFHPQAAVPSASGGSSFGSATRGSSHAYTTEPSQSAGRFQSKLEAYRPSAAEFEKSVHKHTILRTYIEQNQQQRQQDQQEQDQDQQQKQQDLTTSTKKPSRGWSLLTWRG